From a region of the Streptacidiphilus albus JL83 genome:
- the serS gene encoding serine--tRNA ligase, with the protein MIDLRLLREDPDRVRASQRARGEDVGLVDALLSADERRRSSGSRFDELRNEQKQLGKLIPKAQGEEKAELLKRTAVLAAEVKAANAEQSEADAEAQRLLGQLANLLHPDAPIGGEEDFVTLEHIGTPRDFAAEGFEPRDHVELGRILGAIDIERAAKVSGSRFYYLTGIGALLELALVNMAIAQAVEAGFTPMLTPALVKPRAMEGTGFLGQAAENVFRLEQDDFYLVGTSEVPLAAYHMDEIIDADKLPLRYAGFSPCFRREAGTYGKDTRGIIRVHQFDKVEMFSYVAPEEAEAEHARLLQWEKDFLNKLELAYRVIDVASGDLGASAYRKFDIEAWIPTQGKFRELTSTSNCTEFQARRLDIRMRGEGGNKPLATLNGTLCAVPRTIVAILETHQQADGSVTVPEALRPYLGGRTVLEPIAK; encoded by the coding sequence GTGATTGACCTTCGCCTGCTTCGTGAGGACCCCGACCGTGTGCGCGCTTCGCAGCGTGCCCGAGGAGAGGACGTCGGCCTTGTCGACGCTCTCCTCAGTGCCGACGAACGCCGCAGGTCGTCCGGATCCCGCTTCGACGAACTGCGCAACGAGCAGAAGCAGCTGGGCAAGCTGATCCCCAAGGCCCAGGGCGAGGAGAAGGCGGAGCTGCTCAAGCGCACCGCCGTGCTCGCCGCCGAGGTGAAGGCCGCCAACGCCGAGCAGTCCGAGGCCGACGCCGAGGCGCAGCGCCTGCTCGGGCAGCTGGCCAACCTGCTCCACCCCGACGCCCCGATCGGCGGCGAGGAGGACTTCGTCACCCTGGAGCACATCGGCACCCCGCGCGACTTCGCCGCCGAGGGCTTCGAGCCGCGCGACCACGTCGAGCTGGGGCGGATCCTCGGCGCGATCGACATCGAGCGCGCCGCCAAGGTCTCCGGCTCGCGCTTCTACTACCTCACCGGGATCGGCGCGCTGCTGGAGCTGGCCCTGGTCAACATGGCCATCGCCCAGGCGGTCGAGGCCGGCTTCACCCCGATGCTGACGCCCGCGCTGGTCAAGCCCCGCGCGATGGAGGGCACCGGCTTCCTCGGCCAGGCCGCCGAGAACGTCTTCCGGCTGGAGCAGGACGACTTCTACCTGGTCGGCACGTCCGAGGTGCCGCTCGCGGCGTACCACATGGACGAGATCATCGACGCGGACAAGCTGCCGCTGCGCTACGCCGGCTTCTCGCCCTGCTTCCGCCGCGAGGCCGGGACCTACGGCAAGGACACCCGGGGCATCATCCGGGTGCACCAGTTCGACAAGGTCGAGATGTTCTCCTACGTCGCCCCGGAGGAGGCCGAGGCCGAGCACGCCCGGCTGCTCCAGTGGGAGAAGGACTTCCTCAACAAGCTCGAACTGGCCTACCGGGTGATCGACGTCGCCTCCGGCGACCTCGGCGCGTCCGCGTACCGCAAGTTCGACATCGAGGCGTGGATCCCCACCCAGGGCAAGTTCCGCGAGCTCACCTCGACCTCCAACTGCACCGAGTTCCAGGCCCGCCGGCTGGACATCCGGATGCGCGGCGAGGGCGGCAACAAGCCGCTGGCGACGCTCAACGGCACGCTCTGCGCGGTGCCGCGCACCATCGTGGCGATCCTGGAGACCCACCAGCAGGCGGACGGCTCGGTCACCGTGCCCGAGGCGCTGCGCCCGTACCTGGGCGGTCGCACGGTGCTGGAGCCCATCGCCAAGTGA
- a CDS encoding TauD/TfdA dioxygenase family protein, with product MSTAAPGRPVRPSVAARVLRRTADDTALRPYRRFALTPYSPTIGAEVEGVDLAAPLAPEVLAELKRALLEWKVLFFREQRLDAASHTAFARHWGVPEVHPFLPKAALPEVVRLAHDEAQPGVENVWHSDVSFAPAPPLGSVLRAVELPEVGGDTLWADMAAAYDGLPERVRERLAGLRAVHDFLRSFGLLMPPAERERQRALHPPVEHPVVRTHPETGRELIYVNRVFTDRIVGLPEGESAELLDLLQAQAAHPEYQCRFRWAPGSVAFWDNRITQHYAVSDYFPAPRVMERVTITGDRPR from the coding sequence ATGAGCACCGCCGCACCAGGACGCCCCGTCCGCCCCTCCGTCGCCGCCCGGGTGCTGCGCCGGACGGCCGACGACACGGCGCTGCGCCCGTACCGGCGGTTCGCGCTGACCCCGTACTCGCCGACGATCGGCGCCGAGGTCGAGGGGGTCGACCTGGCCGCCCCGCTCGCGCCGGAGGTGCTGGCGGAGCTGAAGCGGGCGCTGCTGGAGTGGAAGGTGCTGTTCTTCCGGGAGCAGCGGCTCGACGCGGCCTCCCACACCGCCTTCGCCCGGCACTGGGGCGTGCCGGAGGTCCACCCCTTCCTGCCCAAGGCCGCCCTGCCCGAGGTGGTCCGGCTGGCCCACGACGAGGCGCAGCCGGGCGTGGAGAACGTCTGGCACAGCGACGTCTCCTTCGCCCCGGCCCCGCCGCTGGGCTCGGTGCTGCGCGCCGTGGAACTGCCCGAGGTGGGCGGCGACACCCTGTGGGCGGACATGGCGGCGGCGTACGACGGGCTGCCGGAGCGGGTCAGGGAGCGGCTCGCGGGACTGCGGGCGGTGCACGACTTCCTCCGCAGCTTCGGCCTGCTGATGCCCCCGGCCGAGCGCGAGCGGCAACGCGCGCTCCATCCGCCGGTCGAGCACCCGGTGGTCCGCACCCACCCGGAGACCGGACGCGAACTGATCTACGTCAACCGGGTCTTCACCGACCGCATCGTCGGCCTGCCGGAGGGCGAGAGCGCCGAGCTGCTCGACCTGCTCCAGGCCCAGGCCGCCCACCCGGAGTACCAGTGCCGCTTCCGCTGGGCCCCGGGCTCGGTCGCCTTCTGGGACAACCGGATCACCCAGCACTACGCGGTCTCCGACTACTTCCCCGCGCCCCGGGTGATGGAGCGCGTCACCATCACCGGTGACCGCCCGCGCTGA
- the pheA gene encoding prephenate dehydratase has translation MSAHRYTYLGPVGTFTEAALRTLPEAATRELVPSVSVAAALDAVRNGEAAAALVPIENSVEGGVTATLDELATGKPLMIYREVLLPIAFALLVRPGTELAGVQTVTGHPVAQPQVRRWLAANLPDARWESASSNAEGARLVQEGKFDGAFAGEFAAALYGLEPLATDIHDASSATTRFVLVGRPGRTSAPTGADKTSAVFWLAHDHPGALLELLQEFAVRGVNLMRIESRPTGGGLGQYCFSVDAEGHITDRRVSEALMGLHRICPQVRFLGSYPRADEQPPMVRPGTSDAEFNEAADWLSRCLDGRGEQ, from the coding sequence TTGTCCGCCCATCGCTACACGTATCTCGGCCCCGTGGGGACGTTCACCGAGGCCGCGCTGCGGACGCTGCCCGAGGCGGCGACCCGGGAGCTGGTGCCCTCGGTGTCGGTGGCGGCGGCGCTGGACGCGGTGCGCAACGGCGAGGCGGCGGCGGCGCTGGTGCCGATCGAGAACTCGGTGGAGGGCGGCGTCACCGCGACCCTGGACGAGCTGGCGACCGGCAAGCCGCTGATGATCTACCGCGAGGTGCTGCTGCCGATCGCCTTCGCCCTGCTGGTGCGCCCGGGGACGGAACTGGCCGGCGTGCAGACGGTGACCGGCCACCCGGTGGCGCAGCCGCAGGTGCGTCGCTGGCTGGCGGCGAACCTGCCGGACGCGCGCTGGGAGTCGGCCTCGTCCAATGCGGAGGGCGCCCGGCTGGTGCAGGAGGGGAAGTTCGACGGGGCCTTCGCCGGGGAGTTCGCGGCGGCGCTGTACGGGCTGGAGCCGCTGGCGACCGACATCCACGACGCTTCCAGCGCGACCACCCGCTTCGTCCTGGTCGGCCGGCCGGGGCGGACCTCGGCGCCGACCGGGGCGGACAAGACCTCCGCGGTGTTCTGGCTGGCCCACGACCACCCGGGCGCACTGCTGGAGCTGCTGCAGGAGTTCGCCGTGCGCGGGGTGAACCTGATGCGCATCGAGTCCCGCCCCACCGGCGGCGGCCTGGGCCAGTACTGCTTCTCGGTCGACGCCGAGGGGCACATCACCGACCGCCGGGTGAGCGAGGCGCTGATGGGACTGCACCGGATCTGCCCGCAGGTGCGCTTCCTGGGCTCCTATCCGCGTGCGGACGAGCAGCCGCCGATGGTCAGGCCGGGTACCTCGGACGCCGAGTTCAACGAGGCCGCAGACTGGCTCTCGCGCTGCCTCGACGGCCGCGGTGAGCAGTGA
- a CDS encoding copper resistance CopC/CopD family protein produces the protein MPTPTAPTRRRNPSGTSPGRTVRPLHRRIGALLGALATLFALMLAGATAASAHAALLSTDPAEGTVVQTAPTEVTLHFSEQVTLSPDDLRVFDPSGKQVTSGSTGHAGNDDTTAQVQLGSGLAEGTYTVAWRAISADTHPVSGAFTFSYGHASATTSVAGEQAPKGNALVGALYGGSRSVQYGAYALLIGSVVLVLRCWPRGVRLRSVQRLMLGGWVALLLSTVAELLLRGPYAQAGGLGGVFDLSLIQQSLGERLGTLLVVRVLLLAAVGVFLAVLAGQAGIGAEPAAEAPAPEADPDRAEGAGTGPRQELRVRVVLGVAWAVLAVALACTWALGDHASVGMQVALAVPLDMVHILSMACWLGGLATVLVGLRRSEADGGIGAVQVARFSTIAMCSVAALVGTGVYQAWRGLGSWGALVSTTYGQLLLVKIGAVLVMLAAAWMSRRWTAVLRDQPAPAAAVTPAGDEAAGAEPAGTESADAEQPDTEQSDDPVRRAQLARQQALRAGVVDRRARDASPARGMLLRSVLLEVSFAVVVLIVTTLLTNSAPGRAVTEQKAAFAATQNLPVNVTLPFNTGGSGDNAVGKVNIEIDPARTGLNTLHAYVFDSKGQPVDVPELDVSLSLAAKQLGPLPVSLDHVDVGHWAAANLELPLQGSWLMAVSIRSDAIDETTVSTTIQVG, from the coding sequence ATGCCGACGCCCACTGCCCCCACCCGCCGCAGGAACCCGTCCGGCACCTCCCCGGGCCGGACCGTCCGGCCGCTGCACCGCCGGATCGGCGCGCTGCTCGGCGCGCTCGCCACGCTGTTCGCGCTGATGCTCGCCGGGGCCACCGCCGCCTCCGCCCACGCCGCGCTGCTGTCGACCGACCCGGCCGAGGGAACGGTCGTGCAGACCGCGCCCACCGAGGTGACCCTCCACTTCAGCGAGCAGGTCACGCTCTCCCCCGACGACCTGCGGGTGTTCGACCCCAGCGGCAAGCAGGTCACCAGTGGCTCCACCGGCCATGCCGGGAACGACGACACCACCGCCCAGGTGCAGCTCGGCAGCGGACTGGCCGAGGGCACCTACACCGTGGCCTGGCGGGCGATCTCCGCCGACACCCACCCGGTGTCCGGGGCGTTCACCTTCTCCTACGGCCACGCCTCCGCCACCACCAGTGTCGCGGGGGAGCAGGCGCCCAAGGGCAACGCGCTGGTCGGCGCGCTCTACGGCGGCAGCCGCAGCGTCCAGTACGGCGCGTACGCGCTGCTGATCGGCTCGGTGGTGCTGGTGCTGCGCTGCTGGCCGCGCGGCGTGCGGCTGCGCTCGGTCCAGCGGCTGATGCTCGGCGGCTGGGTGGCGCTGCTGCTCTCCACCGTCGCCGAACTGCTGCTGCGCGGACCCTATGCCCAGGCCGGCGGCCTCGGCGGGGTCTTCGATCTGTCGCTGATCCAGCAGAGCCTGGGCGAGCGGCTGGGCACGCTGTTGGTGGTCCGGGTCCTGCTGCTGGCGGCCGTCGGGGTGTTCCTGGCCGTGCTGGCCGGCCAGGCCGGCATCGGCGCCGAGCCGGCCGCCGAGGCCCCGGCCCCGGAGGCGGACCCGGACCGGGCCGAGGGCGCCGGAACCGGCCCCCGGCAGGAGCTCCGGGTGCGGGTCGTGCTCGGCGTGGCCTGGGCCGTCCTCGCCGTCGCCCTCGCCTGCACCTGGGCCCTCGGCGACCACGCCTCGGTCGGCATGCAGGTCGCCCTCGCCGTCCCGCTGGACATGGTGCACATCCTCTCCATGGCCTGCTGGCTCGGTGGACTGGCCACCGTCCTGGTGGGCCTCCGCCGCTCGGAGGCGGACGGCGGCATCGGCGCGGTCCAGGTCGCCCGGTTCTCGACGATCGCCATGTGCTCCGTCGCCGCGCTCGTCGGCACCGGGGTCTACCAGGCCTGGCGCGGCCTGGGCAGCTGGGGCGCGCTGGTCTCCACGACCTACGGGCAACTGCTGCTGGTGAAGATCGGCGCGGTGCTGGTGATGCTCGCCGCCGCGTGGATGTCCCGCCGCTGGACGGCCGTGCTGCGCGACCAGCCGGCTCCGGCCGCCGCCGTGACGCCCGCCGGTGACGAAGCCGCCGGTGCCGAGCCGGCCGGCACCGAGTCGGCCGACGCGGAGCAGCCCGACACCGAGCAGTCCGACGACCCGGTGCGCCGGGCGCAGCTCGCCCGACAGCAGGCGCTGCGGGCCGGGGTGGTCGACCGGCGGGCACGGGACGCGAGCCCGGCGCGCGGCATGCTGCTGCGCTCCGTGCTGCTGGAGGTGAGCTTCGCGGTGGTCGTGCTGATCGTGACCACCCTGCTCACCAACTCCGCCCCCGGGCGGGCGGTCACCGAGCAGAAGGCCGCCTTCGCCGCGACCCAGAACCTGCCGGTCAACGTCACCCTGCCGTTCAACACCGGCGGCTCCGGCGACAACGCGGTGGGCAAGGTCAACATCGAGATCGACCCGGCCCGGACCGGGCTGAACACGCTGCACGCCTATGTCTTCGACAGCAAGGGCCAGCCGGTCGACGTCCCCGAGCTGGACGTCTCGCTCTCGCTCGCGGCCAAGCAGCTGGGTCCGCTCCCGGTCTCCCTGGACCACGTCGACGTCGGCCACTGGGCCGCCGCCAACCTCGAACTCCCGCTCCAGGGGAGCTGGTTGATGGCCGTGAGCATCCGCTCGGACGCCATCGACGAGACCACCGTCTCCACCACGATCCAGGTGGGCTGA
- the efeB gene encoding iron uptake transporter deferrochelatase/peroxidase subunit yields the protein MPQQNRQQQHRNQDRSTVTEQQSNGSSEPRPTVTRRRLLATAGAGGAVGLAVGAAAGYGAHTSASAPGGGAAAAEPLTALGADSVPFFGTHQAGIVQPMQARMYATAFDLTAGTGRAGLTSLLKRWSAAAAAMAEGRTPPGVTDTDVALDAGPSSLTVTFGLGASVFAKAGLADRLPEQLAPLPVFASDALVRADCDGDLWVQVCADDGLVAFHAVRTLQRLAAGAAGVRWQMNGFSRSPGATAQPHTGRNLMGQIDGTNNPKPTDAAFDSEIFVPAQGGGGPAWMAGGSYVVFRRIRMLLDSWEQQSLTVQERVIGRHKASGAPLSGGTETTPVDLDKFGADGSLAIPGDAHIRVAAAQSNQGAAMLRRGYSYADGFRPDGSPDAGLLFVAFQSDPLTGFVPVQRKLSRGDALSTFIAHESSGLFAVPGGASGPDGYVGQALLES from the coding sequence ATGCCGCAGCAGAACCGACAGCAGCAGCACCGGAACCAGGACCGCAGCACCGTGACCGAGCAGCAGAGCAACGGGAGCAGCGAGCCCCGGCCCACCGTCACCCGGCGGCGCCTGCTGGCGACCGCCGGGGCCGGCGGCGCGGTCGGGCTCGCCGTCGGCGCCGCCGCCGGCTACGGGGCGCACACCTCCGCGTCCGCTCCGGGCGGCGGGGCGGCGGCTGCCGAACCGCTGACCGCGCTCGGCGCGGACAGCGTGCCGTTCTTCGGGACGCACCAGGCCGGCATCGTCCAGCCGATGCAGGCCCGGATGTACGCCACCGCCTTCGACCTGACGGCGGGCACCGGCCGGGCCGGGCTGACCTCGCTGCTGAAGCGCTGGTCGGCGGCGGCAGCGGCGATGGCCGAGGGCCGCACACCCCCCGGCGTGACCGACACCGACGTCGCGCTGGACGCCGGGCCCAGCTCGCTGACGGTCACCTTCGGCCTCGGGGCCTCGGTCTTCGCCAAGGCCGGGCTGGCCGACCGGCTGCCAGAGCAGCTCGCGCCGCTGCCGGTGTTCGCCTCGGACGCGCTGGTCCGGGCCGACTGCGACGGCGACCTGTGGGTGCAGGTCTGCGCCGACGACGGCCTGGTGGCCTTCCACGCCGTCCGCACGCTCCAGCGGCTCGCGGCCGGAGCGGCCGGGGTCCGCTGGCAGATGAACGGCTTCAGCCGCTCCCCCGGGGCGACCGCGCAGCCGCACACCGGGCGCAACCTGATGGGCCAGATCGACGGCACCAACAACCCCAAGCCCACCGACGCCGCCTTCGACTCCGAGATCTTCGTCCCGGCGCAGGGCGGCGGCGGACCGGCGTGGATGGCGGGCGGCAGCTACGTCGTCTTCCGCCGGATCCGGATGCTGCTCGACAGCTGGGAGCAGCAGTCGCTCACTGTCCAGGAGCGGGTGATCGGCCGTCACAAGGCCTCCGGCGCGCCGCTGTCCGGAGGGACCGAGACCACCCCGGTCGACCTGGACAAGTTCGGCGCCGACGGCTCGCTGGCGATCCCGGGCGACGCCCACATCCGGGTCGCCGCCGCCCAGTCCAACCAGGGTGCGGCGATGCTGCGCCGGGGCTACTCCTACGCGGACGGCTTCCGCCCGGACGGCTCGCCCGACGCCGGGCTGCTCTTCGTGGCCTTCCAGTCGGACCCGCTCACCGGTTTCGTCCCGGTCCAGCGCAAGCTCTCGCGCGGCGACGCGCTGTCGACGTTCATCGCGCACGAGTCCAGCGGCCTGTTCGCGGTCCCGGGCGGCGCGAGCGGTCCGGACGGCTATGTCGGGCAGGCACTGCTGGAGTCCTGA